From the Rhodoferax sp. WC2427 genome, one window contains:
- a CDS encoding CheR family methyltransferase — translation MRPSSAVAATGPVLEGREFVWTDADFERVQSLIYKHAGIKLHDGKHAMVYSRLSRRLRDTGHNSFREYLGWLEHSTDGPEWQEFVNALTTNLTAFFREQHHFEILATLLRSKPASTPWNVWCSASSTGEEPYSIVMTALESLGANASFKLTASDIDSKVLASAAQGIYRLENLKGLDQGRMQKFLLRGKGDNAGLVRIKPELRRMIDFISVNLIRDDWPFREHFDVVFCRNVMIYFDAATQRAVLERIHRVMKPGATLFVGHAENFSESRDLFILRGKTSYERC, via the coding sequence ATGCGCCCATCCTCCGCTGTTGCCGCGACCGGTCCCGTGCTGGAAGGCCGCGAGTTTGTCTGGACCGATGCCGACTTCGAGCGCGTCCAGTCGCTCATCTACAAGCATGCCGGTATCAAACTGCACGACGGTAAGCACGCCATGGTGTACAGCCGCCTGTCGCGGCGCCTGCGCGACACCGGACACAACAGTTTTCGCGAATATTTGGGCTGGTTGGAGCACTCTACCGATGGGCCCGAGTGGCAAGAGTTCGTCAATGCGCTGACCACAAACCTGACAGCCTTCTTCCGCGAGCAGCACCACTTCGAGATACTGGCCACGCTGCTGCGGTCCAAGCCCGCCAGCACGCCGTGGAATGTGTGGTGCAGCGCATCCTCTACCGGCGAAGAACCGTATTCCATCGTGATGACGGCGCTGGAGAGTTTGGGTGCCAACGCGTCTTTCAAGCTCACCGCCAGCGATATCGATTCCAAGGTGCTGGCCTCGGCGGCTCAGGGCATCTACCGGCTGGAAAATCTCAAGGGGCTGGACCAGGGGCGGATGCAGAAGTTCTTGCTGCGCGGCAAGGGCGACAACGCCGGGCTGGTGCGTATCAAGCCTGAATTGCGCCGCATGATTGATTTCATCAGCGTCAATCTGATCCGGGACGACTGGCCGTTTCGCGAGCATTTCGATGTGGTGTTTTGCCGTAACGTGATGATTTACTTCGATGCCGCCACCCAACGGGCGGTGCTGGAGCGCATCCACCGGGTGATGAAGCCGGGGGCTACCCTGTTTGTTGGCCATGCAGAGAATTTCAGCGAATCGCGTGACTTATTCATCTTGCGGGGGAAGACCAGCTATGAACGTTGCTAA
- a CDS encoding ATP-binding cassette domain-containing protein: MALITLLDAQLAFGHVALLDRAAFSLETTERVGLIGRNGAGKSSMLKILGGLEKPDDGAMHVQQGLRIAYVAQEPVLNPEDSVFKSASVGLASVIAARDLYLSGADGVDLDALQSQIEAFDAWNWEQRVEETLHRLHLNPEAIVGTLSGGTKKRVALAQALVAKPDVLLLDEPTNHLDLDSIEWLEDLLIDFKGSLITITHDRSFLNRVATRIVELDRGKLNSYPGNFEQYVLQKDEQLAQEAVISAKADKLLAQEEVWVRQGVAARRTRSQSRVVRLEALRSSRAARRDAQGSVNLDVASGQSSGKIVAELTNVSKAFGDKVIVQGFSDVILRGDKVGFLGANGAGKSTLLKLILGEIQPDSGKIRQGANLQVAYFDQMRNALDLDATLEDFISPGSEWIEIGNQRKHVKSYLSDFLFSPARANSPVRSLSGGERNRLLLARLFARPANVLVLDEPTNDLDIDTLELLEDLLQNYDGTVFLVSHDRAFLDNVVTSIIAHEPEERPGFWREYEGSVQDWLIQSKRAKLIAETNRKNTPQRPPEAQEKLSNTEQKPVTAAVAPKARKLSFKEQRELDGLPEQIAALEKEQAEITATLADGSIYATDAARATTLGQRNAHIDEQLLAALERWEMLSA, encoded by the coding sequence ATGGCACTTATTACCCTACTCGACGCCCAACTGGCTTTTGGACACGTCGCACTTCTCGATAGAGCCGCTTTTTCCCTTGAAACCACGGAGCGTGTGGGTCTGATTGGCCGCAATGGAGCGGGCAAGTCGTCCATGCTCAAGATCCTGGGTGGCCTGGAAAAGCCCGATGACGGTGCAATGCACGTGCAGCAAGGTCTGCGCATTGCCTACGTGGCCCAGGAACCGGTGTTGAACCCCGAAGACTCGGTGTTCAAGTCTGCCAGCGTGGGCCTGGCCAGCGTCATAGCTGCGCGAGACCTCTATCTGTCGGGTGCCGACGGCGTGGATCTGGATGCCTTGCAGTCGCAGATCGAGGCATTCGATGCCTGGAACTGGGAGCAGCGCGTCGAAGAAACCCTGCACCGCCTGCATCTGAACCCCGAGGCGATTGTCGGCACCCTGTCGGGCGGCACCAAGAAGCGTGTGGCACTGGCCCAGGCCCTGGTGGCCAAGCCCGACGTGCTGCTGCTCGATGAGCCGACCAACCACCTGGACCTGGATTCCATCGAATGGCTGGAAGACCTGTTGATCGACTTCAAGGGCAGCCTGATCACCATCACCCATGACCGCAGCTTCCTGAACCGCGTCGCGACCCGCATTGTGGAACTCGACCGGGGCAAGCTCAACTCGTATCCTGGCAACTTTGAACAGTATGTACTGCAAAAAGATGAACAACTGGCGCAGGAAGCGGTGATCTCCGCCAAGGCCGACAAGCTGCTGGCGCAGGAAGAAGTCTGGGTCCGCCAGGGTGTGGCCGCGCGCCGTACCCGTAGCCAAAGCCGCGTGGTACGCCTGGAAGCGCTGCGCTCCAGCCGGGCCGCCCGCCGCGATGCCCAGGGCAGCGTGAACCTGGATGTGGCCTCGGGCCAGTCCAGTGGCAAGATCGTGGCCGAACTGACCAATGTGAGCAAGGCGTTTGGCGACAAGGTCATCGTGCAGGGCTTCAGCGACGTGATTCTGCGCGGCGACAAGGTCGGCTTTCTGGGGGCCAACGGTGCGGGCAAGAGCACCCTGCTCAAGCTCATCCTGGGCGAGATCCAGCCCGACAGCGGCAAGATCCGCCAGGGTGCGAACCTGCAGGTGGCTTACTTCGACCAGATGCGCAATGCGCTCGACCTGGACGCCACGCTGGAGGACTTCATCAGCCCGGGCAGCGAGTGGATTGAAATCGGCAACCAGCGCAAGCACGTCAAAAGCTACCTGAGCGACTTCTTGTTTTCCCCGGCACGTGCCAACTCGCCCGTGCGCTCGCTGTCGGGTGGTGAACGCAACCGTTTGCTGCTGGCGCGCCTGTTTGCCCGCCCGGCCAATGTGCTGGTGCTGGACGAACCCACCAATGACCTGGACATCGACACGCTGGAACTGCTGGAAGACCTGCTGCAGAACTACGACGGCACGGTGTTTCTGGTCAGCCACGACCGGGCCTTCCTGGACAACGTGGTCACCAGCATCATTGCCCACGAACCCGAGGAGCGGCCTGGCTTCTGGCGTGAATACGAAGGCAGCGTGCAGGACTGGCTGATCCAGAGCAAGCGTGCCAAGTTGATTGCAGAAACCAATAGGAAAAATACGCCCCAGCGCCCACCAGAAGCGCAGGAGAAGCTATCAAATACAGAGCAAAAGCCGGTCACCGCCGCCGTGGCCCCCAAGGCCCGCAAGCTCAGCTTCAAGGAGCAGCGTGAGCTCGATGGCCTGCCAGAACAGATCGCGGCGCTAGAAAAAGAGCAAGCCGAGATCACCGCCACCCTGGCCGATGGCAGCATCTACGCCACCGATGCCGCGCGCGCCACCACCCTGGGCCAGCGCAATGCGCACATTGACGAGCAGCTGCTGGCTGCATTGGAACGCTGGGAAATGCTGAGCGCGTGA
- a CDS encoding chemotaxis protein CheW, with translation MGAMERSGVLTTTAAREYLTFRLSQEEYGIDILKVQEIRGYEPPTRIANAPPFIKGVVNLRGTIVPIVDMRLKFNCSEAEYNSFTVVIILNLRSRIVGIVVDSVSDVLELQPESVKAAPDIDSIVDNSCILGLGSVSDRMLILLDIERLMSGPDMGLSAD, from the coding sequence ATGGGAGCAATGGAACGTTCGGGGGTTTTGACCACCACCGCGGCCAGAGAATATTTGACCTTCCGCCTGAGCCAGGAAGAGTACGGCATTGATATCCTGAAGGTGCAGGAAATCCGCGGCTACGAGCCACCGACACGTATCGCCAACGCGCCCCCCTTCATCAAGGGTGTGGTCAATCTGCGCGGCACCATCGTGCCGATCGTGGACATGCGCCTCAAGTTCAACTGCTCCGAGGCCGAGTACAACAGCTTCACCGTGGTCATCATCCTGAATCTGCGCAGCCGCATCGTCGGCATCGTGGTGGATTCGGTCAGTGACGTGCTGGAACTGCAGCCCGAGAGCGTCAAAGCCGCCCCCGATATCGACAGCATTGTCGACAACAGCTGCATTCTGGGCCTGGGCTCGGTCAGCGACCGTATGCTGATCCTGCTGGACATCGAGCGTCTGATGTCCGGGCCGGACATGGGCCTGTCTGCCGACTGA
- a CDS encoding chemotaxis protein CheW — protein MAETHSDSSGSGADFDLTQFYQIFFEEAGENLDQMEQMLLDLDLANTDDEELNGIFRCAHSIKGGAATFGFSDVAELTHQMESLLDKLRRHELKLIPPMVDALLESADSSRSLLARHQAGGEGEAINTSALVKRISVLASGTMPAPAPVPAPAPVVVVVAPVAAPEPRAAGVRSLVIQIGPLDKPEQADAVKELFRDIPGLGTVTAMPSESANIRVFAVETTSTDEDLLDLFVFHVSKDVVRIRDLDAEATPVAAAEAAVPEPVAAVVAPTVSVEEEYGFFAGSPGHPGEHPVPTPAAVAAKAEKAAGQTPLEATTIRVDIKKVDQLINLVGELVITQAMLAQNSQGLEPAMHQQLFAGLADLDRNTRDLQESVMSIRMIPMSIVFSRFPRMLRDLANRLGKKVDFVTQGESTELDKGLVEKITDPLTHLVRNSCDHGIEMPEDRIAAGKSENGTITLSAAHQGGSIVIEVRDDGKGMSRDKILRKARERGLDVSDAMSDAEVWQLIFAPGFSTADVVTDVSGRGVGMDVVKRNIASLNGTVDIESVEGLGMKVSVRLPLTLAIMDGMSVSVGDEVYILPLSSVVESFQVNDESVSTVAQGSQLVKVREEYMPVIALEKIFQVPIADAEKANNIMVVVESEGSRVALLVNELLGQHQVVVKNLESNYRKVSNVSGATIMGDGKVALILDIGALVRRSRH, from the coding sequence ATGGCCGAGACACATAGCGACAGTTCAGGTTCAGGCGCAGACTTTGACCTGACCCAGTTCTACCAGATCTTTTTTGAAGAAGCGGGTGAAAACCTCGACCAGATGGAGCAGATGCTGCTCGACCTGGACCTGGCCAATACCGACGACGAAGAACTCAACGGCATCTTCCGTTGCGCCCACTCCATCAAGGGCGGCGCCGCCACTTTCGGCTTTTCCGATGTGGCCGAGCTGACCCACCAGATGGAGTCGCTGCTGGACAAGCTGCGCCGCCATGAGCTGAAGCTGATTCCCCCCATGGTCGATGCGTTGCTGGAGTCGGCTGACTCCTCCCGCAGCCTGCTGGCGCGCCACCAGGCCGGCGGTGAGGGCGAGGCCATCAACACGTCGGCCCTGGTCAAACGCATCAGCGTGCTGGCCTCGGGCACCATGCCTGCGCCAGCACCGGTGCCAGCGCCCGCGCCGGTTGTGGTGGTGGTCGCCCCGGTCGCGGCCCCTGAGCCCAGGGCTGCGGGAGTGCGCTCGCTGGTGATCCAGATCGGCCCGCTGGACAAGCCGGAGCAGGCCGATGCGGTGAAAGAGCTGTTCCGCGACATTCCGGGCCTGGGCACGGTCACCGCGATGCCCAGCGAAAGCGCCAACATCCGCGTGTTCGCGGTGGAAACCACGTCGACCGACGAGGATCTACTCGACCTGTTCGTGTTCCATGTGTCCAAGGACGTGGTGCGCATCCGTGATCTGGATGCTGAAGCCACCCCCGTTGCGGCGGCAGAAGCTGCCGTCCCGGAACCCGTCGCCGCTGTGGTGGCGCCGACCGTGTCGGTGGAGGAAGAATACGGTTTCTTCGCCGGATCGCCCGGCCACCCTGGCGAGCACCCGGTGCCGACCCCCGCTGCCGTGGCCGCCAAGGCCGAGAAAGCCGCTGGCCAGACCCCGCTGGAGGCCACCACCATCCGGGTCGACATCAAAAAGGTCGACCAGCTGATCAACCTGGTCGGTGAGCTGGTGATCACCCAGGCCATGCTGGCGCAAAACAGCCAGGGGCTGGAGCCCGCCATGCACCAGCAGCTGTTTGCCGGCCTGGCCGACCTGGACCGCAACACCCGCGATCTGCAGGAATCGGTCATGTCGATCCGCATGATCCCCATGTCCATCGTTTTCAGCCGCTTCCCGCGCATGCTGCGCGATCTGGCCAACCGCCTGGGCAAAAAGGTGGACTTCGTGACGCAGGGCGAATCCACCGAGCTGGACAAGGGTCTGGTCGAGAAGATCACCGACCCGCTGACCCACCTGGTGCGCAACAGCTGTGACCACGGCATCGAGATGCCCGAGGACCGCATCGCCGCAGGCAAGTCGGAGAACGGCACCATCACCCTGTCGGCGGCGCACCAGGGCGGCTCCATCGTGATCGAAGTGCGCGACGACGGCAAAGGCATGTCGCGCGACAAGATCCTGCGCAAGGCCCGGGAGCGCGGCCTGGACGTGAGCGATGCCATGAGCGATGCCGAGGTCTGGCAGCTGATTTTTGCCCCGGGCTTCTCTACCGCCGATGTGGTGACCGATGTGTCGGGCCGGGGCGTGGGCATGGATGTGGTGAAGCGCAATATTGCCTCGCTCAATGGCACGGTCGACATCGAATCGGTCGAGGGCCTGGGCATGAAGGTGTCGGTGCGCTTGCCGCTGACCCTGGCCATCATGGACGGTATGTCGGTCAGCGTGGGCGACGAGGTCTATATCCTGCCGCTGTCGTCGGTGGTCGAGTCCTTCCAGGTCAACGATGAATCCGTCAGCACCGTGGCCCAGGGCTCGCAGCTGGTCAAGGTGCGTGAAGAGTACATGCCGGTGATTGCGCTGGAGAAGATTTTCCAGGTGCCGATTGCCGATGCCGAAAAGGCCAACAACATCATGGTGGTGGTCGAGTCCGAAGGCAGCCGCGTGGCCTTGCTGGTCAACGAGTTGCTGGGCCAGCACCAGGTGGTGGTGAAAAACCTGGAGTCGAATTACCGCAAAGTGTCCAACGTGTCGGGTGCCACCATCATGGGCGACGGCAAGGTGGCGCTGATTCTGGACATTGGCGCGCTGGTGCGCCGCTCGCGGCACTAA
- a CDS encoding chemotaxis response regulator protein-glutamate methylesterase has protein sequence MMKKIRVLVVDDSALVRSLLTEIINRQPDMQCIGAANDPLIAREMIRDLDPDVITLDVEMPRMDGIDFLGRLMRLRPMPVVMISTMTAQGAEVTLRALELGAVDFVAKPRIGLANGLRDLATEIVDKVRVAAVAKFRRPLLPAVSPPGTAVVPPASAVRSTNALIGRLSTEKMICIGASTGGTEAIKDILVHMPADSPAIVITQHMPPGFTTSFAARLNSLCQITVKEAVHGERILPGHAYIAPGGKQFRINRSGANYVAVVEEGEPVNRHRPSVEVLFLSCAEMVGRNAYGIMLTGMGNDGARAMREMHDKGSYNYVQDEASCVVFGMPREAIAHGAADEVLPLDKIAPALLAKLGASGDRLHNRI, from the coding sequence GTGATGAAGAAAATCCGTGTTCTGGTAGTGGACGACTCGGCGCTGGTGCGCAGCCTGTTGACCGAGATCATCAACCGCCAACCCGACATGCAGTGCATTGGTGCGGCCAACGACCCGTTGATCGCCCGCGAAATGATCCGCGATCTGGATCCCGATGTCATCACCCTGGACGTGGAGATGCCGCGCATGGACGGCATCGACTTCCTGGGCCGCCTGATGCGCCTGCGCCCCATGCCGGTGGTGATGATCTCCACCATGACCGCGCAGGGGGCTGAGGTCACCTTACGTGCGCTGGAGTTAGGGGCGGTGGATTTTGTGGCCAAACCCCGCATTGGCCTGGCCAATGGCCTGCGCGATCTGGCGACAGAAATCGTCGACAAGGTGCGCGTGGCGGCGGTGGCCAAGTTCCGTCGCCCGTTGCTGCCTGCGGTATCGCCGCCCGGCACTGCAGTGGTGCCGCCAGCCTCCGCCGTGCGCTCCACCAATGCCTTGATCGGCCGCTTGTCGACCGAAAAGATGATCTGCATCGGCGCATCCACCGGTGGCACGGAGGCCATCAAGGACATTTTGGTCCACATGCCCGCCGACTCGCCCGCCATCGTCATCACCCAGCACATGCCGCCGGGCTTTACCACCAGCTTCGCAGCACGCCTGAACAGCCTGTGCCAGATCACCGTCAAGGAAGCCGTACACGGCGAGCGCATCCTGCCCGGCCATGCTTACATCGCGCCGGGCGGCAAGCAGTTCCGCATCAACCGCAGCGGTGCCAATTACGTGGCCGTGGTGGAAGAGGGCGAACCGGTGAACCGCCACCGGCCATCGGTGGAAGTGCTGTTCCTGTCCTGCGCCGAGATGGTGGGCCGCAACGCCTACGGCATCATGCTCACCGGCATGGGCAATGACGGAGCCCGTGCCATGCGCGAAATGCACGACAAGGGCAGCTACAACTACGTGCAGGATGAAGCCAGTTGCGTGGTCTTCGGCATGCCGCGCGAGGCCATTGCCCACGGCGCAGCCGATGAGGTGCTGCCGCTGGACAAAATTGCCCCCGCCCTGCTGGCCAAGCTGGGTGCCAGCGGCGACCGCCTGCACAATCGCATTTAA
- the cheD gene encoding chemoreceptor glutamine deamidase CheD, translating to MDIPRTTGPTLYQRMAAGALPVGGDTDRRRASRVGALPGGRPASERHSTIEELKARPRKPGEASFFYPDHHFQYNAVKVLPGEYFVSDENLVIMTVLGSCIAACLWDTRAQVGGMNHFMLPDGEDGIGAGRYGSYAMELLINEMLKIGARRETMQAKIFGGGQVMSNFTTMNVGERNTKFVIDYLQTERIPLLSQDVLDIYPRKVCFFPLTGKAMVKRLAHAHPDQAANERRGNVATVVQSTSGGSVDLF from the coding sequence ATGGACATCCCCAGAACCACTGGCCCCACGTTGTACCAACGCATGGCGGCGGGCGCGCTCCCGGTCGGTGGCGATACCGACCGCCGCCGGGCTTCCCGGGTCGGCGCTCTCCCCGGCGGGCGACCCGCCAGCGAGCGCCACAGCACCATTGAAGAGCTCAAGGCCCGCCCACGCAAGCCGGGGGAGGCTTCGTTTTTTTACCCGGACCACCATTTCCAGTACAACGCCGTCAAGGTGCTGCCCGGTGAGTACTTTGTATCGGACGAAAACCTGGTCATCATGACGGTGCTGGGCTCCTGCATTGCCGCCTGCCTGTGGGACACGCGGGCCCAGGTAGGCGGTATGAACCACTTCATGCTGCCCGACGGTGAAGACGGCATTGGCGCGGGCCGCTATGGGTCGTATGCCATGGAGCTGTTGATCAACGAAATGCTCAAGATCGGGGCGCGCCGCGAAACCATGCAGGCCAAGATTTTTGGCGGTGGCCAGGTGATGTCCAACTTCACCACCATGAACGTGGGTGAGCGCAACACCAAGTTTGTCATCGACTACCTGCAAACCGAGCGCATCCCGCTCCTGTCGCAAGACGTACTGGATATTTACCCGCGCAAGGTCTGCTTTTTCCCCCTCACCGGCAAGGCCATGGTCAAGCGGCTGGCCCACGCCCATCCCGACCAGGCTGCCAATGAGCGGCGTGGCAATGTGGCAACGGTGGTGCAATCGACGTCCGGCGGTTCGGTCGATCTGTTTTAA